From the genome of Streptomyces sp. NBC_01260, one region includes:
- a CDS encoding peptidoglycan-binding protein, which translates to MKRRTALLTLGTVTVAAAVTGGFLFLGDGGDAGASGRGGDLPPATTAVVRTDLVQSKTVDGKLDFAQRRAVKSAVEGTVTVAASEGRTVARGQTLYELNDKPVTLLYGPVPMFREMKAGDRGSDVLQLERNLRDLGFGPKLYVDPWYDKDTEAAVKQWQKTLNRDTTGRVGKGDVVFQPDRVKVAEADAALADQVVPGGTVLTIASTRPVVRAQLEQTDGALTSSGTKVEVTLPSGKTVAGKVAGTVRPEESASEGGAVAPEGITVEVVLDGGAGAASGEDAKASASVKFVSEARRGVLAVPIEAVVALRGENGGYGLQVVRGTTSKMVRVETGMTADGQIEVSGPDVREGMKVGVAKS; encoded by the coding sequence GTGAAGCGCCGCACCGCCCTCCTCACGCTCGGCACGGTGACCGTCGCCGCCGCCGTCACCGGGGGATTCCTGTTCCTCGGTGACGGCGGCGACGCGGGCGCCTCCGGGCGGGGCGGCGACCTGCCGCCCGCCACAACGGCCGTTGTACGCACCGACCTCGTGCAGTCCAAGACGGTCGACGGCAAGCTCGACTTCGCGCAGCGCCGCGCCGTCAAGTCCGCTGTCGAGGGCACGGTCACGGTGGCCGCTTCCGAAGGGAGGACGGTGGCAAGGGGGCAGACGCTCTACGAGCTGAATGACAAGCCCGTCACCCTCCTCTACGGTCCGGTCCCGATGTTCCGCGAGATGAAGGCGGGCGACCGGGGCAGTGACGTACTCCAACTGGAGCGCAATCTGCGCGACCTGGGGTTCGGGCCGAAGCTGTACGTCGACCCGTGGTACGACAAGGACACCGAAGCTGCCGTCAAGCAGTGGCAGAAGACCCTGAACCGCGACACCACCGGAAGGGTCGGCAAGGGCGATGTCGTCTTCCAGCCCGACCGGGTCAAGGTGGCCGAAGCCGACGCGGCGCTCGCCGACCAGGTCGTCCCGGGCGGGACGGTCCTGACGATCGCCTCCACCAGGCCCGTCGTACGGGCGCAACTGGAGCAGACCGACGGCGCGCTCACCTCAAGCGGCACCAAGGTCGAGGTCACCCTGCCGAGCGGGAAGACCGTGGCCGGCAAGGTCGCCGGGACGGTGCGCCCCGAGGAGTCCGCATCCGAGGGCGGTGCGGTCGCCCCGGAGGGCATCACCGTCGAGGTCGTCCTGGACGGCGGGGCGGGCGCCGCCTCTGGCGAGGACGCCAAGGCGTCGGCGAGCGTGAAGTTCGTCAGCGAGGCGCGCAGGGGAGTCCTCGCGGTTCCCATCGAGGCGGTCGTCGCCCTGCGCGGCGAGAACGGCGGCTACGGCCTCCAAGTCGTCCGGGGCACCACGTCGAAGATGGTGCGGGTGGAGACGGGCATGACGGCCGACGGGCAGATCGAGGTCAGTGGCCCCGACGTGCGCGAGGGCATGAAGGTCGGAGTGGCGAAGTCATGA
- a CDS encoding ABC transporter ATP-binding protein encodes MTPAPVIELRDVTKSYPGGVHALRGVNLTVEEGELLAVVGPSGSGKSTMLNVIGTLDRSTTGTVRVAGYDVSELSDSRLSALRARHIGFVFQHFHLAAGRDAVDNVADGLLYAGVPLKERRARAREALAKVRLDHRSSHTPNELSGGEKQRVAIARALVGAPRLLLADEPTGALDTASGAIVMELVHELHASGTTICVITHDNEIADSLPRRVRFRDGEIVSDSRSGTCPASSRAEGAGS; translated from the coding sequence ATGACACCGGCCCCGGTGATCGAACTGCGGGACGTCACCAAGTCCTACCCCGGCGGCGTCCACGCTCTGCGCGGAGTGAACCTGACCGTCGAAGAGGGCGAACTGCTCGCCGTCGTCGGCCCGTCCGGCTCAGGTAAGTCCACGATGCTCAACGTCATCGGCACTCTCGACAGGTCCACCACGGGCACCGTCCGGGTCGCCGGGTACGACGTGTCCGAACTCTCCGACTCCCGGCTCTCCGCCCTGCGTGCCCGTCACATCGGCTTCGTGTTCCAGCACTTCCACCTGGCGGCGGGGCGCGACGCGGTGGACAACGTCGCCGACGGGCTGCTGTACGCGGGCGTACCGCTGAAGGAACGGCGCGCGCGTGCGCGGGAAGCGCTCGCCAAGGTGCGGCTGGACCATCGCTCCTCGCACACGCCGAACGAGCTGTCCGGCGGCGAGAAGCAGCGCGTGGCCATCGCCCGTGCCCTGGTGGGCGCCCCCCGGCTGCTGCTGGCGGACGAACCGACCGGGGCGCTGGACACCGCGTCCGGTGCGATCGTCATGGAGCTGGTGCACGAGCTGCACGCGTCCGGAACCACCATCTGCGTGATCACCCACGACAACGAGATCGCGGACTCGCTGCCGCGCCGGGTCCGCTTCAGGGACGGCGAGATCGTCTCGGACTCGCGTTCCGGCACGTGCCCCGCCTCCTCACGCGCGGAAGGGGCCGGTTCATGA
- a CDS encoding ABC transporter permease, with the protein MRNDLKPSRLSVRDMLRVGAVGLRARRARVVLSALGIAIGIATMVAVVGLSESSRADLMAQLDRLGTNLLTAEAGEDAMGGEIKLPENAVAMVERVGPVRYATATADVDARIRRSDVVPEERTAGVTTQAARIDLLSTLGGEVDKGAWLNPVGERLPTTVLGAVAADRLGISRAGETIMMNDTRVVVVGILKPIELVPTLDRVALVGFPAAERYFGFDGHPTTLFERSTDASVEDVRAILARTISPGNEAGVKVSRPSDALAAKAATDEGLTTLMLGLGAVALLVGGVGVANTMVISVLERRQEIGLRRSLGATRNAIRLQFLTESLLLSALGGAAGALLGAAATYGFAQVQGWTAVVPPWSLAGGLAATLLIGVVAGLYPAVRASRLHPTVALNAA; encoded by the coding sequence ATGAGGAATGACCTCAAGCCCTCCCGCCTCTCCGTCCGCGACATGCTCCGCGTCGGTGCGGTCGGCCTTCGCGCACGTCGCGCGCGCGTGGTGCTTTCGGCGCTCGGCATCGCGATCGGTATCGCGACCATGGTCGCGGTCGTCGGCCTGTCCGAGTCGAGCCGCGCGGACCTGATGGCCCAGCTCGACCGCCTCGGTACCAACCTCCTCACCGCCGAGGCGGGCGAGGACGCCATGGGCGGGGAGATCAAGCTCCCCGAGAACGCGGTCGCGATGGTCGAGCGCGTCGGCCCGGTGCGGTACGCCACGGCCACCGCCGACGTCGACGCCCGCATCCGCCGCAGCGACGTGGTCCCCGAGGAGCGCACCGCCGGCGTCACCACCCAGGCGGCCCGCATCGACCTGCTGTCCACGCTCGGCGGCGAGGTCGACAAGGGCGCCTGGCTGAATCCGGTCGGCGAACGCCTCCCGACGACGGTCCTCGGCGCGGTGGCCGCGGACCGCCTCGGCATCAGCCGCGCCGGCGAGACGATCATGATGAACGACACGCGCGTGGTCGTCGTCGGTATTCTCAAACCGATCGAACTGGTCCCCACCCTGGACCGGGTGGCCTTGGTCGGGTTCCCCGCCGCCGAGCGCTACTTCGGCTTCGACGGCCACCCCACCACCCTCTTCGAGCGCTCCACGGACGCCTCGGTGGAAGACGTACGGGCGATCCTGGCCCGCACCATCAGCCCCGGCAACGAGGCGGGGGTCAAGGTCTCCCGCCCCTCGGACGCGCTGGCCGCCAAGGCCGCCACCGACGAGGGCCTGACGACCCTGATGCTCGGCCTGGGCGCGGTCGCCCTCCTGGTCGGCGGTGTCGGCGTCGCCAACACCATGGTCATCTCCGTCCTGGAGCGCCGCCAGGAGATCGGCCTGCGCCGCTCGCTGGGCGCGACCCGCAACGCGATCCGGCTCCAGTTCCTGACCGAGTCGCTGCTCCTGTCGGCCCTGGGCGGGGCGGCGGGCGCGCTGCTGGGCGCGGCAGCGACATACGGCTTCGCGCAGGTCCAGGGGTGGACGGCGGTCGTCCCGCCCTGGTCCCTGGCGGGCGGCCTGGCCGCCACCCTCCTGATCGGCGTGGTCGCGGGCCTCTATCCGGCGGTCCGCGCCTCCCGTCTCCACCCGACGGTGGCGCTGAACGCGGCGTGA